In the Mycoplasmoides gallisepticum genome, one interval contains:
- a CDS encoding U32 family peptidase, protein MFLVSQVQSLNQAKKFIDQAIDCILVGYENFALRCTKTLNHEELKELVDYRNTKKANTKIFVLLNSFIFENQLDDLTQKLVELDQLKVDKVYFQDYAIVQIIRENKLNLAVAYHSETMVTSYGQFDFFRENKINHLVIARELFMNEIKQMHEHKKSLELEMQIQGYAFFMHSRWKMISNFEAYAKISDKLSSKKQLWIREALRKYPNAIYEDEFGTHMFTGYILCAIKQLKELHDYGLDYVRIDSIMIKEEDHEKVTLIYQDLINKLNNKKAVSDQLINKKYDEIAKISSPIEIASGFFGGMKEIKHLIKEEGKVKR, encoded by the coding sequence ATGTTTTTAGTAAGCCAAGTACAATCGCTTAACCAAGCTAAAAAGTTTATTGACCAAGCGATTGATTGTATCTTAGTTGGTTATGAAAATTTTGCTTTACGGTGCACTAAAACTTTAAATCACGAAGAACTTAAAGAGTTAGTAGATTACCGTAATACTAAGAAAGCTAACACTAAAATCTTTGTTCTTTTAAACAGTTTTATTTTTGAAAACCAGTTAGATGATCTAACCCAAAAATTAGTTGAATTAGATCAACTAAAAGTTGATAAGGTCTATTTTCAAGATTATGCGATTGTTCAAATCATTCGTGAAAACAAACTAAATCTAGCAGTAGCTTATCATTCAGAAACGATGGTAACTTCTTATGGTCAATTTGATTTTTTTAGAGAAAATAAGATCAACCATTTAGTTATTGCTAGAGAACTATTTATGAATGAAATTAAGCAAATGCATGAACATAAAAAATCCCTTGAATTAGAGATGCAAATCCAAGGATATGCATTCTTCATGCATTCGCGGTGAAAGATGATCTCTAACTTTGAAGCTTATGCTAAGATATCAGACAAATTATCTTCTAAAAAGCAACTATGGATTAGAGAAGCACTAAGAAAATACCCTAATGCAATCTACGAAGATGAATTTGGTACCCACATGTTTACTGGATACATCTTATGCGCAATTAAGCAACTAAAAGAATTGCATGATTATGGTTTAGATTATGTTAGGATCGATTCGATCATGATCAAAGAAGAAGATCATGAAAAAGTTACTTTAATCTACCAAGATTTAATTAACAAATTAAATAATAAAAAAGCAGTGTCCGATCAATTAATTAATAAAAAGTATGATGAGATTGCAAAAATCAGCTCACCAATCGAGATCGCTTCAGGATTTTTTGGTGGGATGAAAGAGATTAAACACTTAATTAAAGAAGAAGGAAAAGTTAAAAGATAA
- a CDS encoding peptidase U32 family protein produces the protein MKYELLAPAGDVQKAMFAIDYGADAVFLGAKAYSLRSSASNFFFKDIKQTVDYAHERNRKVYVAVNVVCHNPLVKGFAKFIANLEETGVDGLIVADPFIIDYTKKHHPNLDLHLSTQQSVTNSKSALFWKSNGLSRVVLAREVTMDELSLLMPKVKDKVEIEYFIHGAVCIAFSGRCMMSNNWSLRDANVGGCAQSCRWRYELKDDKQQHHSDSFTMSPKDMALIDEIKQLMELGVASFKVEGRMKSINYVATVIRSYRYAMDYYLANGFNTNKEDEKVILDQVKQDLKSAENRPTNKGFAHNQPGIDAMLYHEEERKISQTFAFIVDEIQDDGYIKVTCKNNFKKAQEYIIYGPNFKIDQVKITSLLNKNKEVVEVANDPMSTYYLKFDQHYDLIKNSIGHIKKTLDY, from the coding sequence ATGAAATATGAATTACTAGCTCCTGCTGGAGATGTACAAAAAGCGATGTTTGCCATTGATTATGGTGCAGACGCTGTATTTTTAGGTGCTAAAGCTTATTCATTAAGATCAAGTGCAAGTAACTTCTTTTTTAAAGATATCAAACAAACGGTTGATTATGCTCATGAGCGTAATCGCAAAGTTTATGTTGCAGTTAATGTCGTATGTCATAACCCTTTGGTTAAGGGTTTTGCTAAATTTATTGCTAATTTAGAAGAAACTGGGGTGGATGGTTTGATCGTAGCAGATCCATTCATCATTGATTACACAAAAAAGCACCACCCAAATTTAGATCTACACCTATCAACCCAACAAAGTGTTACGAACTCTAAATCAGCTTTATTTTGAAAAAGTAATGGCTTAAGTCGAGTTGTTTTAGCTAGAGAAGTAACGATGGATGAACTATCATTACTTATGCCTAAAGTAAAAGATAAGGTTGAGATCGAATATTTCATCCACGGGGCTGTGTGTATTGCTTTTAGTGGTCGTTGTATGATGTCAAATAACTGATCGTTACGTGATGCTAACGTTGGTGGTTGTGCACAATCTTGTCGTTGACGCTATGAACTAAAAGATGATAAACAACAACACCATTCTGATTCATTCACGATGTCGCCTAAAGATATGGCATTAATTGATGAGATCAAACAATTAATGGAATTAGGAGTAGCATCATTTAAAGTTGAAGGACGTATGAAATCAATCAATTACGTGGCAACCGTAATTCGTTCATATCGTTACGCAATGGACTATTATTTAGCTAATGGTTTTAATACAAACAAAGAAGATGAAAAAGTGATTTTAGATCAAGTTAAACAAGATCTAAAATCAGCTGAAAACCGTCCTACCAACAAAGGGTTTGCGCATAATCAACCTGGGATTGATGCGATGCTATACCACGAAGAAGAACGCAAGATTTCACAAACGTTTGCTTTCATCGTGGATGAGATCCAAGATGATGGATATATTAAGGTTACTTGTAAGAACAACTTTAAAAAAGCCCAAGAATACATTATCTATGGTCCGAACTTTAAGATTGATCAAGTGAAGATCACTTCTTTATTAAATAAGAATAAAGAAGTAGTTGAAGTGGCAAACGATCCAATGTCAACTTATTATTTAAAATTTGATCAGCATTATGATCTGATCAAAAATAGTATTGGTCATATTAAAAAAACCTTGGACTATTAA
- the rpsT gene encoding 30S ribosomal protein S20 — translation MANIKANEKSYRQNQKANLLTKGFKTSLKNQLKKTKASKDKKDVEQVYSLADKLAKNNRISKNKARRLKSRAARWSNSATAASR, via the coding sequence ATGGCTAACATAAAAGCAAACGAAAAGAGCTATCGTCAGAATCAAAAGGCAAATTTATTAACTAAAGGGTTTAAAACATCTTTAAAGAACCAACTGAAGAAAACTAAGGCTTCTAAAGATAAAAAAGATGTTGAACAAGTTTATTCTTTAGCTGATAAGCTAGCTAAAAACAACAGAATCTCTAAGAACAAAGCTCGTCGTCTTAAATCAAGAGCAGCTAGATGATCAAATTCAGCAACTGCTGCTAGTCGCTAA
- a CDS encoding DUF5385 domain-containing protein yields MNSSFLFIVLLVIIPIGLISYVIYKRKKSKEPGQFSGKTKEERRNEVWKTIKRYLQDNEMYGREIMYSFVAKRPSPNDDRKLHKQFKEETKQYLLEHKLSKKDKKQYLDNRKKEMARERYCIYFQTKDARTQATFDPAIIEAEVLTLPAKSKRDVPERKIQINGLQDFQKEFSWIEPLKNKEDARLKKAEDERLRKLEIKERKKAAKLAKKEAKAKKKI; encoded by the coding sequence ATGAATAGTAGTTTCCTTTTTATCGTCTTATTAGTAATTATTCCAATCGGGCTAATAAGTTACGTTATCTATAAGAGAAAAAAATCTAAAGAGCCTGGTCAGTTTTCAGGAAAAACTAAAGAAGAACGTCGTAATGAGGTGTGAAAAACCATTAAGCGTTATCTCCAAGATAACGAAATGTATGGGCGTGAAATTATGTATTCTTTTGTTGCTAAACGACCATCTCCAAACGATGATCGTAAGTTGCACAAGCAATTTAAAGAAGAAACAAAGCAATACCTATTAGAGCACAAACTATCTAAAAAAGATAAAAAACAATATTTAGATAATCGTAAAAAAGAGATGGCTCGTGAACGATATTGCATTTATTTCCAAACCAAAGATGCTAGGACTCAAGCTACATTTGATCCTGCAATTATTGAAGCAGAAGTATTAACATTACCAGCTAAAAGTAAGCGTGATGTTCCAGAAAGAAAAATCCAAATTAATGGGTTGCAAGATTTTCAAAAAGAATTTTCTTGAATTGAACCATTAAAGAATAAAGAAGATGCGCGATTGAAAAAAGCAGAAGATGAACGCTTAAGAAAATTAGAGATTAAAGAGCGCAAGAAAGCTGCTAAATTAGCTAAAAAAGAAGCAAAAGCTAAAAAGAAAATTTAA
- the fmt gene encoding methionyl-tRNA formyltransferase — MNKKKVIFFGTTELSLACLKELLVDNFFNVVAIICPPDRVNLNNKKNKLNAVKQYCLDNKLTIYQPEKLSEFYDQLAQMEFDLGVCIAYGQFIPKKVIDLFSDGILNVHPSKLPLLRGGAPIHHAIINGFESTAISIMKLDEKMDHGPVYDQLEIKINPEWNHDDLNQEIIAKSPAFLIKTIKNIYETNLQPKEQNHERFTLGLNIKKEQEHLILNLDAKSFVNWQKGLWSTPGGYLDYDNQRVKIAACHLVENNREHNDDLVGTIYQIDSSGIYVYLKQGSIAITKYLMPSKKVVDIKQAINGKIPFKLNSKFN, encoded by the coding sequence ATGAATAAGAAAAAAGTCATTTTTTTTGGAACAACAGAATTATCGCTAGCTTGTCTAAAAGAGCTGTTAGTCGATAATTTTTTTAATGTTGTTGCGATTATTTGTCCTCCAGATCGGGTTAATCTAAATAATAAAAAAAATAAACTTAATGCGGTTAAACAGTATTGCTTGGATAATAAATTAACAATCTATCAACCTGAGAAGTTATCAGAATTCTACGACCAATTAGCTCAGATGGAATTTGATCTTGGGGTGTGTATTGCTTATGGGCAATTTATTCCCAAGAAAGTAATTGATCTATTCAGCGATGGCATCTTAAATGTTCATCCGTCTAAATTGCCTTTATTAAGGGGTGGAGCACCGATTCATCACGCGATTATTAATGGCTTTGAATCAACAGCGATTTCAATTATGAAGCTAGATGAGAAAATGGATCATGGACCAGTTTATGATCAATTAGAAATAAAGATTAATCCTGAATGAAATCACGATGATTTAAATCAAGAAATTATTGCTAAATCACCGGCATTTTTAATTAAAACCATTAAAAATATTTATGAAACTAATTTACAACCTAAAGAGCAAAACCACGAGCGTTTTACTCTAGGTTTAAACATAAAAAAAGAGCAAGAACATCTTATTCTAAATCTAGATGCAAAAAGTTTTGTTAACTGGCAAAAAGGATTATGATCAACACCTGGTGGTTATTTAGATTACGATAACCAACGAGTAAAAATTGCTGCTTGTCATCTTGTAGAAAATAATCGAGAACACAACGACGATTTAGTGGGAACGATCTATCAAATCGATTCTAGTGGTATTTATGTTTATTTAAAGCAAGGCAGTATTGCTATTACCAAATACTTAATGCCTTCAAAAAAAGTTGTGGATATTAAACAAGCAATAAATGGTAAAATTCCTTTTAAATTAAATAGCAAGTTTAATTAG
- a CDS encoding DUF2779 domain-containing protein, giving the protein MEKKQIFKKTDFLNTFNRPKSLWKFSNTELLAIIQNELGLSKDDYVDLIDQLENENTSVIDFDEIDFITDELNQEESKNIYLNEVSKIKVKAKEYIKRRVLFQEIDYANLEEDNLKFVDGVFNESQIKYTDVFDLQEDKKALRIIDLAYYQKTPLITAIDLHEIIKKHDYNETKLLILDGIYFNEKSQYFLQANIDCCLFERHKNGKIKATVYSLKNSTTTKRKDIVAFYYDYRVLAELGYEVVEWNVVLIKYTLSKKNGVEFTTTNTVCHSKNSAAFPEKLKEPNLFSKSLIENKASFKRSGYEKLALDYPELKPNNTSFGDLLDIFLFNVKESDNKKTYNFVAEHMSIVKNAFDNVFDEMMQIKETNIGKIVLSNAYFNQFADNVHGTIIKYTLGKKVFEPFLLSGNVYKVAKFFNENDQLDFPLVNQNNEPFSITNFMNYVSNNADTLKPVNYFNTLNKVYGTKPIDYFVFDEAKTAFNKLKPKKVYFDFESICHLFAPMDDLLPNMQIVTQNSYIIDNNDSKELECFNDVIDPCKLDVNWFAKIINDLHQGEDYSYVVYNKSFEKSRLYEMAYYLERYKQYHPQQFLDQKNLDVDFLKKVKEIENNLFDLADFFNLSKKLLVIRSLNGFYSIKKTLLLTSSEHRKKAKAVDYATLNVKRGDMAQNLTAKRFLGLLSDQEWEQIAIDLAIYCENDVRSMIAVEYYIRDLLKAN; this is encoded by the coding sequence ATGGAAAAAAAACAGATCTTCAAGAAAACTGACTTTTTAAACACTTTTAATCGCCCTAAATCGTTGTGAAAGTTTAGTAACACTGAATTACTTGCGATTATTCAAAACGAACTAGGTTTATCTAAAGACGACTACGTAGATTTAATTGATCAATTAGAAAATGAAAACACCTCAGTGATTGATTTTGATGAAATTGATTTTATTACTGATGAATTAAATCAAGAAGAATCAAAAAACATCTACCTAAATGAAGTAAGTAAGATTAAAGTTAAAGCAAAAGAATATATTAAAAGAAGAGTTCTGTTTCAAGAAATCGACTATGCTAATTTAGAAGAAGATAATCTTAAATTTGTTGATGGTGTATTTAATGAATCTCAGATTAAATACACAGATGTTTTCGATCTACAAGAAGATAAAAAAGCATTAAGAATAATCGATTTAGCATATTATCAAAAAACACCTTTAATCACAGCAATCGATTTACATGAAATTATCAAAAAACACGATTATAATGAAACAAAACTGCTAATCTTGGACGGGATTTACTTTAATGAAAAATCCCAATATTTTTTACAAGCAAATATTGATTGTTGTTTATTTGAAAGACATAAAAACGGAAAGATCAAAGCAACTGTTTATAGTTTAAAAAATTCAACAACCACTAAAAGAAAAGATATCGTTGCTTTTTATTATGATTATCGAGTTTTAGCTGAATTAGGTTATGAAGTTGTTGAATGAAATGTTGTTTTAATTAAATACACATTATCTAAAAAGAATGGGGTGGAGTTTACTACTACAAACACAGTTTGTCATAGTAAAAATAGTGCAGCTTTCCCTGAAAAACTAAAAGAACCTAATTTATTTAGCAAATCATTAATTGAGAATAAAGCTAGTTTTAAGCGTTCTGGTTATGAAAAATTAGCTTTAGATTATCCAGAACTAAAACCTAATAATACCTCATTTGGCGATCTTTTAGACATTTTCTTATTTAACGTAAAAGAAAGCGACAATAAGAAAACCTATAACTTTGTTGCTGAACATATGTCGATTGTTAAAAATGCTTTTGATAACGTTTTTGATGAAATGATGCAGATTAAAGAGACGAATATAGGTAAGATTGTTTTATCAAATGCTTACTTTAATCAGTTCGCTGATAATGTTCATGGAACGATCATTAAATATACTTTAGGTAAGAAAGTTTTTGAACCGTTTTTATTAAGCGGGAACGTCTATAAGGTTGCAAAGTTTTTTAATGAAAACGACCAATTAGACTTTCCTTTAGTTAATCAAAATAACGAACCATTTTCAATAACGAATTTTATGAATTACGTTTCAAACAACGCTGATACTCTAAAACCGGTTAACTATTTCAATACTTTAAATAAAGTATATGGAACCAAACCAATTGATTATTTTGTTTTTGATGAAGCAAAAACCGCATTTAACAAATTAAAACCAAAAAAAGTTTATTTTGACTTTGAATCAATTTGTCACCTCTTTGCTCCGATGGATGATTTGTTACCAAATATGCAAATTGTAACGCAAAATTCATATATTATTGATAATAACGATTCTAAAGAATTAGAGTGTTTTAACGATGTTATCGATCCGTGTAAACTAGATGTAAATTGGTTTGCTAAGATCATTAATGATCTTCATCAAGGTGAAGATTATAGTTATGTTGTTTATAACAAGTCGTTTGAAAAAAGCCGACTATATGAAATGGCTTATTATCTTGAAAGATATAAGCAATATCATCCTCAGCAGTTTCTTGATCAAAAAAATCTGGATGTTGATTTCTTAAAAAAAGTTAAAGAGATTGAAAACAATCTCTTTGATTTAGCCGATTTCTTTAATTTAAGTAAAAAACTACTGGTGATCAGGTCTTTAAACGGTTTTTACTCAATTAAAAAAACCTTATTATTGACTTCTTCAGAACACCGTAAGAAAGCTAAAGCTGTTGATTATGCTACGCTTAATGTTAAAAGAGGAGATATGGCACAAAACCTAACCGCTAAACGGTTCTTAGGTTTATTATCTGATCAAGAATGAGAACAAATCGCAATCGATTTAGCAATATACTGTGAAAACGATGTTCGTTCAATGATCGCAGTCGAATACTATATTAGAGACCTACTGAAAGCTAATTAA
- a CDS encoding YhcH/YjgK/YiaL family protein, whose product MIYDKLENFDKYLSVNKYFPKIKAFLEQHNYDLSHLRVGIHEIDGMDLYLNVLDSVVYLNTEARYELHHKYGDVHLVFNSGEIYFSQHAEDAKNMKVEIPYNETKDVTFYISDTTKDGVSHNRLVPSKNSFVVFLPGDLHAPRVSEQPSNNIIKYIFKFRCS is encoded by the coding sequence ATGATTTACGACAAATTAGAGAATTTTGATAAATACTTATCAGTTAATAAGTATTTCCCTAAAATTAAAGCGTTCTTAGAGCAACACAACTACGATCTATCGCATTTAAGAGTGGGGATTCATGAGATCGATGGGATGGATCTATATCTTAATGTTCTAGATTCAGTTGTTTATTTAAACACAGAAGCTAGATATGAACTACACCATAAATATGGTGATGTTCATCTAGTATTTAACTCTGGAGAAATCTACTTTAGTCAGCACGCTGAAGATGCTAAGAATATGAAAGTGGAAATTCCTTATAATGAAACTAAGGATGTAACTTTTTATATTTCAGATACAACTAAAGATGGTGTTTCTCACAATCGCTTAGTGCCATCAAAAAACTCTTTTGTTGTGTTCTTACCTGGGGATTTACATGCTCCAAGGGTGTCTGAACAACCTTCTAATAATATCATTAAGTACATATTTAAATTTAGATGTTCATAA
- a CDS encoding YebC/PmpR family DNA-binding transcriptional regulator, producing MPRKHLIANQINKKQQSNAKLWQKLAKEIKAAVKVGGTDPETNYRLKAAIDKALTYNLSKDSINRNIYGNSNKEDDQLIEAEYEIYGPGGLGIIVRTLSDNPNRVISSLNGYISKLKGSLAKPNSVKINFQEQGIILTDLNNYHDEALLELLIDYELIDINSDEEGYEIITVPNAYYEVKKKLEAAGFKIHHSELKLIPLLYVQLTPEQNEMFERFSASCENDDDIQWIVANNQ from the coding sequence ATGCCTAGAAAACATTTGATTGCTAACCAGATTAATAAAAAACAACAATCTAACGCCAAGCTGTGACAAAAATTAGCTAAAGAGATTAAAGCAGCTGTTAAAGTTGGTGGAACTGATCCTGAGACTAATTACCGGCTGAAAGCCGCAATTGATAAAGCATTAACTTACAACTTATCAAAAGATTCAATTAATCGTAATATTTATGGGAATAGCAATAAGGAAGATGACCAATTAATCGAAGCTGAGTATGAGATTTATGGTCCTGGTGGGTTGGGAATTATCGTTAGAACCTTATCAGATAATCCCAACCGTGTTATCTCTTCATTAAACGGGTATATTTCTAAACTAAAGGGTTCTTTAGCTAAACCAAACAGTGTTAAGATTAACTTTCAAGAACAAGGAATTATCTTAACTGATTTAAATAACTATCACGATGAAGCATTATTAGAGTTATTAATCGATTATGAACTAATCGATATTAATTCTGATGAAGAAGGTTATGAGATTATTACGGTCCCTAATGCTTATTATGAAGTGAAGAAGAAATTAGAAGCAGCTGGTTTTAAGATTCACCATTCTGAACTAAAATTAATTCCGCTTTTATACGTTCAACTAACTCCCGAACAAAATGAAATGTTCGAACGGTTTAGTGCATCATGTGAAAATGATGATGACATTCAGTGAATCGTAGCCAATAATCAATAA
- a CDS encoding MPN207a family PTS transporter accessory protein, with protein MDTTRIVFITLSTLALVICLVFWGSSFYMFWKRYRIRRTTYDGAFGKTISDKEMKLTWWQKNGGYLLFISGLMILLFSVAGFVSLTNL; from the coding sequence ATGGACACAACTAGAATAGTATTTATTACTTTAAGCACTCTAGCGTTAGTGATTTGCTTAGTTTTTTGAGGTTCATCATTCTACATGTTTTGAAAAAGATATAGAATTAGACGCACAACTTACGATGGCGCTTTTGGTAAAACAATAAGTGATAAAGAAATGAAATTAACATGATGGCAAAAGAATGGTGGGTATCTACTATTTATTTCTGGATTGATGATTTTATTATTTTCTGTTGCGGGATTTGTTAGTCTAACTAATCTTTAA
- a CDS encoding PTS transporter subunit IIABC, with amino-acid sequence MASTTNQVHSQKRSSERWKRFSGHFKEVVGKLSAGIMIPIALLPIAGLLLGIFAAVQNNVSQATHPGVFAMAAFFKNSAEAVFGNLPTLFAIAIAVAFTNQSGVAALSAFVGWLIFNATQTALIFPNANSQTFTILYYNSVPATALAMNVGLRSLSTSVFGGVIVGAITALLFNKFHTIQLPKVVGFFNGNRFVPIITLLTMLPVALVALMIWPAIGIGLNALGQSLGVLSRNGNFNSFIFGYVERALVPFGLHHAFYAPLWFTSAGGSIANIIVNQAGSNAIAPLIVTDENGQRVIRSIVGVAANKDAVKPAGFTAQNWMYWGQVVTALNPNTQINTDSLSGDQRLWFTINSLFVNKSVYLSGLSDPYTFTFKSFADSTLNHPSLIQSITRNGTVISGAQLLTMIKESSTGSVVLQANDTLNFAFPGVNPGQYEQGKHAFMIFGLPAAGAAMIMAAPKDQRKYASSIIISAAFTSFLTGITEPIEFTFLFLAPYLFWGFHAVFCAISFWLTSLLGGNIGQTFSGGIIDLTIYGFIPDALGAKTNSWLPLVIGLFYIPLYYFTFYFLITKRNIETPGRGAGTRLYTKADYQAKVASKNAASTNDGSANFKPIEITSYKLIKAFGGRDNISAVNACATKLRVSVKTKEKVNFGEIGALGSLGTYAVSDTLVHAVYGGDADIIKSYMQKMINKDYDSSAIEKVIGDPATKEIDPSMPKATPEVDHKLYDVVDVYSPVKGTVTDLADLPDPSFAGKIMGDGVSIEPEDGMFYSPVDGKLELAYNTGHAYFFDVNGAKILIHIGIDTVSLNSNNSDSNNLVGFKMFAKSGDNVSFKKSPVVQANLEMIKKKELSTNSPILALKETLANYDLKVVVKPGDKVNVGDLLFKLTKKNK; translated from the coding sequence ATGGCTTCAACTACAAATCAAGTTCATAGCCAGAAACGCTCTTCAGAACGCTGAAAGAGATTTTCTGGTCATTTTAAAGAAGTTGTTGGTAAGTTGTCTGCAGGAATTATGATTCCGATTGCTTTATTACCCATCGCTGGGTTATTGCTAGGGATCTTTGCTGCGGTTCAAAACAACGTAAGTCAAGCTACTCACCCTGGTGTGTTTGCGATGGCTGCCTTCTTTAAAAATTCTGCCGAGGCTGTTTTCGGTAACCTACCTACGCTATTTGCGATTGCAATAGCAGTAGCATTCACTAACCAATCAGGGGTAGCAGCATTATCTGCTTTTGTTGGTTGGTTGATCTTCAATGCTACACAAACAGCATTAATTTTCCCTAATGCTAACTCACAAACATTTACGATTCTATATTATAACAGCGTTCCGGCTACTGCGTTAGCTATGAACGTTGGTCTTAGATCGCTAAGTACATCTGTGTTTGGTGGAGTTATTGTCGGTGCTATTACAGCTTTATTATTCAACAAATTCCACACAATCCAATTACCTAAAGTGGTTGGGTTCTTCAACGGTAACCGTTTTGTTCCAATTATTACATTATTAACAATGTTACCGGTTGCTCTTGTTGCATTAATGATCTGACCAGCAATTGGTATTGGTCTAAACGCATTAGGTCAAAGCCTTGGGGTCCTATCAAGAAATGGTAACTTCAACTCGTTCATCTTTGGTTATGTTGAAAGAGCATTGGTTCCATTTGGTCTACACCACGCTTTCTATGCTCCTTTATGGTTCACTAGTGCTGGTGGTAGCATTGCAAACATTATTGTTAACCAAGCTGGATCAAACGCAATTGCTCCATTAATCGTTACTGACGAAAATGGACAAAGAGTGATTCGTTCAATCGTTGGTGTTGCTGCAAACAAAGATGCAGTTAAACCTGCTGGATTTACTGCTCAAAACTGAATGTACTGAGGTCAAGTTGTTACTGCATTAAACCCTAATACACAAATTAACACAGATAGCTTAAGCGGTGACCAAAGATTATGATTCACCATTAACTCACTATTTGTCAATAAATCTGTATACTTAAGTGGTTTATCTGATCCTTACACATTCACATTCAAATCATTTGCTGACTCAACTCTTAACCACCCTTCACTAATCCAATCTATTACTAGAAACGGAACTGTTATTAGTGGTGCACAACTATTAACAATGATTAAAGAGTCTTCAACAGGATCTGTTGTTTTGCAAGCAAATGACACACTAAACTTTGCGTTCCCTGGTGTGAACCCTGGTCAATACGAACAAGGTAAACATGCATTCATGATCTTTGGTTTACCAGCTGCTGGTGCTGCGATGATTATGGCTGCTCCTAAGGACCAAAGAAAATACGCGTCTTCAATCATCATTTCAGCTGCGTTCACTTCATTCTTAACAGGTATTACTGAACCAATCGAATTTACATTCTTATTCTTGGCTCCTTACCTATTCTGAGGATTCCACGCAGTATTCTGTGCGATCTCATTCTGATTAACAAGCTTACTAGGTGGTAACATCGGTCAAACATTCTCTGGTGGTATTATCGACTTGACAATCTATGGATTCATTCCTGATGCCTTAGGTGCTAAGACAAACAGCTGACTTCCATTAGTAATTGGTCTATTCTACATCCCACTGTACTACTTCACATTCTACTTCCTGATTACTAAACGTAACATTGAGACTCCTGGACGTGGTGCTGGTACAAGACTGTACACTAAAGCTGACTACCAAGCAAAAGTTGCAAGCAAAAATGCTGCTAGTACAAACGACGGATCTGCTAATTTCAAACCAATCGAAATCACTTCATACAAACTAATCAAAGCGTTTGGTGGACGTGATAACATTAGTGCAGTAAATGCATGTGCTACAAAATTAAGAGTATCTGTTAAAACTAAAGAAAAAGTAAACTTTGGTGAGATCGGTGCCCTTGGTTCATTAGGTACATATGCAGTTAGTGATACTTTAGTTCACGCTGTTTATGGTGGTGATGCTGATATCATTAAATCTTACATGCAAAAGATGATTAATAAAGATTATGACTCTTCTGCTATTGAAAAAGTAATTGGTGATCCAGCTACTAAAGAAATCGACCCATCAATGCCAAAAGCTACTCCTGAAGTTGATCACAAACTATATGATGTAGTTGATGTATACAGCCCTGTTAAAGGGACAGTAACTGATCTAGCTGATCTTCCAGACCCTTCATTTGCTGGTAAAATCATGGGTGATGGTGTAAGCATCGAACCAGAAGATGGCATGTTCTACTCTCCAGTTGATGGTAAATTAGAACTTGCTTACAACACAGGTCACGCTTACTTCTTCGATGTTAACGGTGCTAAGATCTTAATCCACATTGGAATTGATACTGTATCATTAAACTCAAACAACTCAGATTCTAACAACTTAGTTGGTTTCAAAATGTTTGCTAAATCTGGTGACAACGTTTCATTCAAGAAATCACCAGTTGTTCAAGCTAACTTAGAGATGATTAAGAAGAAAGAATTATCAACTAATTCGCCAATTCTAGCTCTAAAAGAAACATTAGCTAACTACGATCTTAAAGTGGTTGTTAAACCTGGAGACAAGGTTAATGTTGGTGACTTATTGTTCAAATTAACTAAAAAGAATAAATAG